In the genome of Polaribacter atrinae, one region contains:
- the moaD gene encoding molybdopterin converting factor subunit 1 codes for MKIQVLFFGITTDLVGSSTLELNIVDVATVADFKKSLKEKYHQLENLNSYAIAVNESYAADNLLLKESDVVAVIPPVSGG; via the coding sequence ATGAAAATTCAAGTACTTTTTTTCGGAATTACAACAGATTTAGTGGGTTCATCAACTTTAGAGTTAAATATAGTTGATGTTGCTACTGTAGCAGATTTTAAAAAGTCTTTAAAAGAGAAGTATCATCAATTAGAAAACTTAAATTCTTATGCAATTGCTGTAAATGAAAGTTATGCAGCCGATAATTTACTTCTAAAAGAGAGCGATGTTGTTGCGGTGATTCCGCCAGTAAGCGGAGGATAA
- a CDS encoding DUF3817 domain-containing protein, which yields MKNIFRIVSILEGVSYLLLLFIATPIKYLQGDASYVKMLGMPHGILFMLYVVLAIVIKKEMNWNNKTLGIVLVASVIPFGTFYVDKKYFKK from the coding sequence ATGAAAAATATCTTTAGAATTGTAAGTATTTTAGAAGGAGTTTCTTACCTATTATTATTATTTATTGCAACACCTATAAAATATTTACAAGGTGATGCTTCTTACGTAAAAATGTTAGGAATGCCTCATGGAATTCTTTTTATGCTATATGTAGTATTGGCTATTGTAATCAAAAAAGAAATGAATTGGAACAATAAAACTTTAGGAATTGTTTTGGTTGCTTCTGTAATTCCTTTTGGTACTTTTTATGTTGATAAGAAGTATTTTAAGAAATAA
- the nhaA gene encoding Na+/H+ antiporter NhaA, translating to MIKKLFITPFQKFVKIESFSGILLLICTLVALFWANSPLHESYSSILEYKVGFSGENFELKKSVLFWINDGLMAIFFFLIGLEIKREILIGELNTVKKLAFPLFGAVGGALIPVGLFMLLNQNPETFKGWGIPMATDIAFSLAVLNTLGKRIPLSLKIFLTAFAIVDDIEAVLVIAVFYSESIQVALLLIGLGLIALLYVLTYKGYYSKFVMIVVGIIVWVLFLKSGVHPTVAGILIAFSVPIRQEIKTTTFLSQLEGIYNSIKSAPVLKEPILSNQQLKLVNNLTHWSKKFQSPLQHLEHNLHNWSAYFIIPVFALANAGVLIDSSVHIDMALVFHIILCLVLGKGLGIPLVILVAKKLNLIQIPSDIHFIQILGVSFIAGIGFTMAIFIAGLAFSTSPEFISSAKIGILLGSLISAVIGYLILRFGPVKDYIKL from the coding sequence ATGATAAAAAAATTATTTATTACCCCGTTTCAAAAATTTGTAAAAATTGAAAGTTTTAGCGGAATCCTGTTACTAATATGTACTTTAGTTGCTTTATTTTGGGCAAACTCACCTCTTCATGAAAGTTACTCTTCTATTTTAGAATATAAAGTTGGTTTTTCAGGAGAAAATTTTGAATTGAAAAAATCTGTTTTATTTTGGATTAATGATGGTTTAATGGCTATTTTCTTTTTCTTAATTGGATTAGAAATAAAACGTGAAATTTTAATTGGAGAATTAAACACCGTTAAAAAATTAGCTTTCCCATTATTTGGAGCTGTTGGTGGAGCACTTATTCCTGTTGGTTTATTTATGCTTTTAAATCAAAATCCAGAAACATTTAAAGGTTGGGGAATTCCTATGGCAACAGATATTGCTTTTTCTTTAGCTGTATTAAATACATTAGGAAAACGTATACCTCTTAGTCTAAAAATATTTTTAACTGCTTTTGCAATTGTAGATGATATTGAAGCTGTTTTAGTAATTGCTGTTTTTTACAGTGAATCTATTCAAGTTGCATTATTATTAATAGGCTTAGGGTTAATAGCACTATTGTATGTCTTAACATATAAAGGGTATTACTCTAAATTTGTAATGATTGTTGTAGGTATTATCGTTTGGGTATTGTTCTTAAAATCTGGAGTACACCCTACTGTTGCGGGTATTTTAATTGCATTTTCTGTACCAATTAGACAAGAAATAAAAACAACTACATTTCTTTCTCAGTTAGAAGGTATTTACAATAGCATTAAAAGTGCACCTGTATTAAAGGAACCTATACTATCTAATCAACAATTAAAATTAGTAAATAACTTAACCCATTGGAGTAAAAAATTTCAATCTCCTTTACAACATTTAGAACATAACCTACACAATTGGTCGGCTTATTTTATAATCCCTGTTTTTGCACTTGCCAATGCAGGTGTGTTAATAGATAGTTCTGTACATATAGACATGGCTTTAGTTTTCCACATTATACTCTGTTTAGTATTAGGTAAGGGACTAGGTATACCACTAGTTATATTGGTTGCAAAAAAATTAAATTTAATTCAAATACCTTCAGACATTCACTTTATACAAATTTTAGGAGTTTCATTTATTGCTGGTATTGGGTTTACTATGGCTATTTTTATTGCTGGTTTGGCATTTTCAACATCACCAGAGTTTATTAGCTCTGCAAAAATAGGTATTCTTTTAGGTTCGCTTATTTCTGCGGTAATTGGTTATCTTATTTTAAGATTTGGGCCAGTTAAAGACTATATTAAACTTTAG
- a CDS encoding ribonucleoside-diphosphate reductase subunit alpha, with protein sequence MNLNETKTTELTEHEQLIQVRTAARKEMLKGKNQPEITWLTENSRKFLESGYLTGDTTPEERIREIADNAERILKMDGFSDKFYKYMAEGYYSLASPIWSNFGKKRGLPISCFGSHVADDMGDILFSQSEVGMMSKLGGGTSGYFGKLRKRGADVKNNGSSSGSVHIMQLFEKMVDVVSQGSVRRGRFSPYLPVDHADIKEFLEIGTEGNPIQELTHGVTVGDDWMQAMIDGDVEKRSIWAKILQRRGEIGYPYILFRDNANNGTVDVYKDKNHEIYASNLCTEIMLPSNEDWSFVCCLSSVNLLHYDKWKDTDAVETLTYFLDAVMQEFITKLEVYKDSSDRDDQFTFRFMEKAYNFAKENRALGLGALGWHSLLQSKMHAFDSAEAYALNSEIFKVIKEKSYKASEEMAKLYGEPAVLKGYGRRNTTLNAIAPTTSSAFILGQVSQGIEPIWSNIYVKDIAKIKTTIKNPILEALLEEKGHNTSDIWKSIRDNDGSVQHLSVLTESEKEVFKTYSEIDQNVIVYQAANRQNHIDQGQSINIMVHPDMPIKDVNAVYINAWKLGVKSMYYQHSMNAAQKFKQKKECASCEG encoded by the coding sequence ATGAACTTGAACGAAACAAAAACAACAGAACTTACAGAACACGAACAGTTAATTCAAGTTAGAACCGCTGCTAGGAAAGAAATGCTTAAAGGTAAAAACCAACCAGAAATTACATGGTTAACAGAAAATAGCCGTAAATTTTTAGAGTCTGGTTATTTAACAGGAGATACTACACCAGAAGAAAGAATACGTGAAATTGCAGACAATGCAGAGCGTATTTTAAAAATGGATGGTTTTTCTGATAAGTTTTATAAATACATGGCAGAGGGGTATTACTCTTTAGCTTCACCAATTTGGTCTAACTTTGGTAAGAAAAGAGGTTTGCCAATTAGCTGTTTTGGATCGCATGTAGCAGATGATATGGGAGATATTTTATTCTCACAATCAGAAGTTGGTATGATGTCTAAATTAGGAGGAGGAACTTCTGGTTATTTTGGTAAGTTACGTAAAAGAGGTGCCGATGTAAAAAATAACGGATCTTCATCTGGTTCTGTACACATTATGCAATTGTTTGAAAAAATGGTTGATGTTGTAAGTCAGGGTTCTGTAAGACGTGGACGTTTTTCTCCATATTTACCAGTAGATCATGCAGATATTAAAGAGTTTTTAGAAATAGGAACAGAAGGAAACCCAATACAAGAATTAACGCATGGTGTTACCGTTGGTGACGATTGGATGCAAGCAATGATTGATGGTGATGTAGAAAAAAGAAGTATTTGGGCAAAAATATTACAAAGAAGAGGAGAAATTGGGTATCCATATATTCTTTTTAGAGACAATGCAAATAATGGAACGGTAGATGTTTATAAAGACAAAAACCACGAAATTTATGCAAGTAACTTGTGTACAGAAATCATGTTACCTTCTAATGAAGATTGGTCTTTTGTATGTTGTTTATCATCTGTAAACTTATTACATTATGATAAGTGGAAAGATACAGATGCTGTAGAAACACTTACGTACTTTTTAGATGCAGTAATGCAAGAGTTTATTACCAAGTTAGAAGTATATAAAGATTCATCTGATAGAGACGATCAGTTTACGTTCCGTTTTATGGAAAAAGCGTATAATTTTGCAAAAGAAAATAGAGCTTTAGGTTTAGGTGCATTAGGTTGGCATTCTTTATTACAATCTAAAATGCATGCTTTTGATAGTGCAGAAGCGTATGCTTTAAATAGTGAAATCTTTAAGGTAATTAAAGAAAAATCTTACAAAGCATCAGAAGAAATGGCTAAGTTGTATGGTGAGCCAGCAGTATTAAAAGGGTACGGAAGACGTAACACTACTTTAAATGCAATTGCACCAACTACGTCATCTGCATTTATTTTAGGTCAAGTATCACAAGGTATTGAGCCAATTTGGTCTAATATTTATGTAAAGGATATTGCAAAGATTAAAACGACTATTAAAAATCCAATTTTAGAAGCATTATTAGAAGAAAAAGGACATAATACATCTGATATTTGGAAAAGTATTAGAGACAATGATGGTTCTGTACAACATTTAAGCGTTTTAACGGAATCTGAAAAAGAAGTGTTTAAAACATATTCAGAAATCGATCAAAATGTAATTGTGTATCAGGCAGCTAATAGACAAAATCATATAGATCAAGGGCAATCTATAAATATTATGGTGCACCCAGATATGCCGATTAAAGACGTAAATGCAGTATATATTAATGCTTGGAAATTAGGTGTAAAATCTATGTATTACCAACACAGTATGAATGCTGCACAGAAGTTTAAACAAAAGAAAGAATGTGCTTCTTGTGAAGGGTAA
- a CDS encoding molybdenum cofactor biosynthesis protein MoaE has product MKRTSIKITSEKLDLQECYHFVEDASCGGISAFVGTVRSDTQGKEVLQLDFSTYKPMAIKEMQKIADLALEKFDIKKIAIHHAEGMLQVGEIPVIITTSSKHRKAAFEACEFAIDTLKETVPIWKKEYFSDGEVWVNAHP; this is encoded by the coding sequence ATGAAAAGAACTTCCATAAAAATTACTTCAGAAAAACTAGATTTACAAGAATGTTATCATTTTGTAGAAGATGCTTCTTGTGGTGGAATTTCTGCATTTGTAGGTACTGTTAGAAGTGACACACAAGGAAAAGAAGTTCTTCAATTAGATTTTTCTACATATAAGCCAATGGCGATTAAAGAAATGCAAAAAATTGCAGACTTGGCACTAGAAAAATTCGACATAAAAAAAATTGCCATTCATCATGCAGAAGGAATGTTACAGGTTGGTGAAATTCCTGTAATTATAACTACGTCTTCTAAACATAGAAAAGCAGCTTTTGAAGCTTGTGAATTTGCTATTGATACTCTAAAAGAAACCGTTCCTATCTGGAAAAAAGAATATTTTTCTGACGGTGAGGTTTGGGTGAATGCGCATCCGTAA
- a CDS encoding ribonucleotide-diphosphate reductase subunit beta: protein MEITHIIKRDSETTTFELEKIINAIEKAMLTVNNGSRNDAIAISNIVHGTLLERRLNEPDYIPTVEQVQDIVEYKLMDSPFHDVAKAYILYRDEQTRSRKPNIFEKRINLKPYDYPALGEYVDAIRHSYWIHTEFNYTSDIQDFKTSLTDLEKNAIKNTMLAISQIEVAVKTFWGDIYKKMPKPEIGSVGATFAESEVRHHDAYSHLLEILGLNNEFKNLKKKPVIMKRVSYLEAALKNVNSEDNQEFSESIILFSLFIEHVSLFSQFLIIMAFNKHKNVLKGISNVVEATSKEEQIHGDFGIDLIKIIKEENPDWFSEEHNLLVQETCKEAFLSESKLIDWIFEKGELDFLPKDVIKEFIKNRFNNSLESIGIAKVFEVDQVLLKETDWFDDEIIGTKHGDFFVKRSINYSKRTKSITSDDLF, encoded by the coding sequence TTGGAAATTACCCACATTATAAAAAGAGACTCGGAAACAACAACCTTTGAGTTAGAAAAAATTATTAACGCTATTGAAAAAGCAATGCTTACCGTTAACAACGGTTCTAGAAACGATGCAATTGCAATCTCTAATATTGTACACGGTACGTTATTAGAAAGAAGGTTAAATGAACCAGATTATATACCTACAGTAGAGCAAGTACAAGATATAGTAGAGTATAAATTAATGGACAGCCCTTTTCATGATGTTGCAAAGGCTTATATATTATATAGAGACGAACAAACAAGAAGTAGAAAACCAAATATTTTTGAAAAGAGAATAAACTTAAAGCCATATGATTATCCTGCTTTAGGAGAATATGTAGATGCTATTAGACACTCTTATTGGATTCATACTGAGTTTAATTACACCAGTGATATACAGGATTTTAAGACATCGCTTACCGATTTAGAGAAAAATGCTATTAAAAATACCATGTTAGCAATTTCTCAAATAGAAGTAGCAGTTAAAACTTTTTGGGGAGACATTTATAAAAAAATGCCGAAGCCAGAAATTGGTTCTGTTGGTGCAACATTTGCAGAGAGTGAAGTACGTCATCATGATGCATATTCTCATTTATTAGAGATTCTAGGGTTAAACAATGAGTTTAAAAACTTAAAGAAGAAGCCTGTAATTATGAAACGTGTTAGCTATTTAGAAGCTGCATTAAAAAACGTAAATAGTGAAGATAATCAGGAGTTTTCTGAATCAATAATTTTATTTTCTCTATTTATAGAGCATGTATCTTTATTCTCTCAGTTTTTGATTATAATGGCTTTTAATAAGCATAAAAACGTACTAAAAGGAATTTCTAATGTGGTAGAAGCTACTTCTAAAGAAGAGCAAATTCATGGAGATTTTGGTATCGATTTGATTAAAATTATTAAAGAAGAAAACCCAGATTGGTTTAGTGAAGAGCATAATTTATTAGTTCAAGAAACTTGTAAAGAAGCATTTTTATCAGAAAGTAAATTAATCGATTGGATTTTTGAAAAAGGAGAATTAGATTTTTTACCTAAAGATGTAATCAAAGAATTTATTAAAAACAGATTTAATAACTCTTTAGAAAGTATTGGTATTGCAAAAGTATTTGAGGTAGACCAAGTATTATTAAAAGAGACAGATTGGTTTGATGATGAAATTATTGGAACCAAACATGGTGATTTCTTTGTAAAAAGATCAATCAACTATAGTAAAAGAACAAAAAGTATAACTAGCGACGACTTATTTTAA
- a CDS encoding COX15/CtaA family protein: MKSSFAKTVQIAIISVYLIFLAGSVVRMTGSGMGCPDWPKCFGYYIPPTAEEQITWKPNTEFKKGFIIIKDEALFVAEHDIKTADQFNKSNWATYTKHDYANFNKYHTWTEYINRLSSVLAGFVFLFLIYGASKFWKTDKRIPILAYTAFFLMLVEAWLGKTVVDTNLKPSIITIHMVIGLIIIALLLQLKFITSDKNKTHKYNSLFSKLLIISAVFSLIQIAMGTQVRQFIDEQVKLYGFENKDYSLMNPSFKFYFHRSFTIAIVAINFGLFYINQVKKLDYKLINWVIALIFLETISGMLMYYAEFPLGTQATHLLAGAILFGLQYYLWLQSRKTIK; this comes from the coding sequence ATGAAAAGTAGCTTCGCGAAAACTGTACAAATTGCCATTATATCTGTCTACTTAATTTTTTTAGCAGGCTCTGTTGTTAGAATGACTGGCTCTGGAATGGGATGTCCGGATTGGCCAAAATGTTTTGGGTATTATATTCCGCCTACAGCGGAAGAACAAATTACATGGAAACCAAATACTGAATTTAAAAAAGGTTTTATCATCATTAAAGATGAAGCCCTATTTGTTGCAGAACACGATATAAAAACAGCAGACCAATTTAACAAAAGCAATTGGGCTACTTATACAAAACACGATTACGCAAATTTTAACAAATACCACACCTGGACAGAGTACATTAACAGACTATCTTCTGTTTTAGCAGGTTTTGTTTTCTTATTCTTAATCTACGGAGCTTCAAAATTTTGGAAAACAGATAAAAGAATTCCAATACTTGCTTATACTGCTTTCTTTTTAATGTTAGTAGAAGCTTGGTTAGGAAAAACTGTTGTAGACACCAATTTAAAACCCTCTATAATAACCATTCACATGGTTATTGGTTTAATAATTATTGCACTTTTACTACAACTAAAATTTATTACTTCAGACAAAAATAAAACCCACAAGTACAACTCATTATTTAGCAAATTACTTATTATTTCTGCTGTATTTTCTTTGATACAAATAGCAATGGGAACACAAGTAAGACAATTTATAGATGAGCAAGTAAAGTTGTATGGTTTCGAAAACAAAGATTACAGTTTAATGAATCCGAGTTTTAAATTCTACTTTCATAGATCTTTTACCATTGCCATTGTAGCAATTAACTTTGGTTTATTCTACATAAATCAAGTAAAAAAATTAGATTATAAGTTGATAAACTGGGTGATTGCATTAATTTTCTTAGAAACTATTTCTGGTATGTTAATGTATTACGCAGAGTTTCCATTAGGTACACAAGCAACACATTTATTGGCAGGTGCAATTCTATTTGGGTTACAGTATTATTTATGGCTGCAAAGCAGAAAAACAATTAAGTAA
- a CDS encoding deoxyguanosinetriphosphate triphosphohydrolase: MNWEQLLSLKRFGDTQKRPRATQDETRLGFDVDFDRIIFSSAFRSLQDKTQVIPLSQTDFVHTRLTHSLEVSVVGRTLGRRVGKVLLERHPKLEELGYKFNDFGAIVGTASLMHDIGNPPFGHSGEKAIGEYFKTGKGIKYKDQLSDKEYQDLIDFEGNANGFKILTESREGISGGLRLSYATLGAFLKYPKESLPKKPTNHIVDKKYGFFQSEKDAFLEIIEDLGMKQKSTSAISFYRHPLAYLVEAADDICYTIIDFEDGINLGLIEEEFALEYMIKLVKDTIDINKYHSLQHKTDRISYLRALAIGVLINEAVAIFLANEEAILNGTFERSLLDRCKYEAQIKDIIKLSIAKIYKSKDVVEKEIAGYRIIADLLDVFVTALNNKFDGNQSNFDELVLNLLPEEYQTESASLYQRIMQICSYVSRMSDSYAIRTHKKLTGNII, translated from the coding sequence ATGAACTGGGAACAACTTCTTTCTTTAAAACGTTTTGGCGATACACAAAAGCGCCCAAGAGCTACACAAGACGAAACTCGTCTGGGTTTTGATGTAGATTTTGATAGAATTATATTTTCATCAGCATTTAGAAGTTTACAAGACAAAACACAGGTAATACCATTATCTCAAACAGATTTTGTACACACACGTTTAACACACAGTTTAGAGGTTTCTGTTGTGGGGAGAACTTTGGGTAGAAGAGTAGGTAAGGTGTTGTTAGAGCGTCATCCAAAATTAGAAGAATTAGGTTATAAGTTTAATGATTTTGGTGCTATTGTTGGTACAGCTTCTTTAATGCACGATATTGGAAACCCTCCTTTTGGGCACTCTGGAGAAAAAGCTATTGGCGAGTATTTTAAAACAGGAAAGGGTATAAAATACAAAGACCAATTGTCTGATAAAGAATATCAAGATTTAATTGACTTTGAGGGGAATGCGAATGGATTTAAGATTTTAACAGAATCTAGAGAGGGAATTTCTGGTGGTTTGCGTTTAAGTTATGCAACTTTAGGAGCCTTTTTAAAATACCCAAAAGAAAGTTTACCAAAGAAACCTACCAATCATATTGTAGATAAAAAGTATGGTTTTTTTCAATCAGAAAAAGATGCTTTTTTAGAAATTATAGAAGACTTAGGGATGAAACAAAAATCTACTTCGGCAATTTCTTTTTACAGACATCCGTTGGCTTATTTAGTAGAAGCTGCAGATGATATTTGTTATACAATAATAGATTTCGAAGACGGAATTAATTTAGGCTTAATAGAAGAAGAATTTGCTTTAGAGTACATGATTAAGTTGGTAAAAGATACCATCGATATTAATAAATATCATTCTTTACAGCATAAAACAGATAGAATAAGTTACTTAAGAGCTTTAGCTATTGGGGTTTTAATTAATGAAGCGGTTGCTATTTTCTTAGCAAATGAAGAGGCTATTTTAAATGGTACTTTCGAGAGGTCTTTATTAGATAGATGTAAATATGAAGCACAAATAAAAGACATTATTAAATTAAGTATTGCAAAAATTTATAAAAGCAAAGATGTTGTAGAAAAAGAAATTGCTGGTTATAGAATTATTGCCGATTTATTAGATGTTTTTGTAACGGCTTTAAATAATAAGTTTGATGGTAATCAATCTAATTTTGATGAGTTGGTATTGAATTTATTACCAGAAGAATACCAAACAGAATCGGCTAGTTTGTATCAAAGAATTATGCAAATTTGCAGTTATGTTTCTAGAATGTCTGATAGTTATGCTATTAGAACACATAAGAAATTAACAGGAAATATTATTTAA
- a CDS encoding cold-shock protein — protein MKKGTVKFFNESKGFGFVTEDDSNTEYFVHVSGLIDEIREGDAVEFDLKEGRKGLNAVDVRVL, from the coding sequence TTGAAAAAAGGGACAGTAAAATTCTTCAACGAATCTAAAGGATTTGGATTTGTAACAGAAGATGATTCAAACACAGAGTACTTTGTACATGTATCAGGATTAATTGACGAAATTAGAGAAGGTGACGCAGTAGAGTTCGACCTTAAAGAAGGTAGAAAAGGTTTAAATGCAGTAGACGTTAGAGTTCTATAA
- a CDS encoding META domain-containing protein, which translates to MKTKILFLIIISITITNCKSVSGKDYDNTITEKYWKLKTLYGKEIKMEDNQKREIFITLKTKESRFTGFAGCNTINGEYILEEGNRIKFTKVISTRMFCNNTDESKFLKAINSTDNYTIKNNILSLNLGKRAPIAVFEAVYMN; encoded by the coding sequence ATGAAAACTAAAATATTATTTCTTATTATAATTTCAATTACCATAACAAACTGTAAGTCAGTAAGTGGAAAAGACTACGACAATACCATTACAGAAAAGTATTGGAAGCTTAAAACTTTGTATGGAAAAGAAATTAAAATGGAAGACAACCAAAAACGTGAAATATTTATTACTTTAAAGACAAAAGAGAGTAGATTTACTGGTTTTGCAGGTTGTAATACTATTAATGGCGAGTATATTTTAGAAGAGGGGAATAGAATTAAATTCACAAAAGTTATTTCAACAAGAATGTTTTGCAATAATACCGATGAATCTAAATTCTTAAAAGCTATAAATTCAACAGATAATTATACTATTAAAAATAATATATTATCTTTAAATCTTGGAAAAAGGGCTCCTATAGCAGTTTTTGAAGCTGTGTACATGAATTAA